In Calypte anna isolate BGI_N300 chromosome 33, bCalAnn1_v1.p, whole genome shotgun sequence, a single genomic region encodes these proteins:
- the IL23A gene encoding interleukin-23 subunit alpha: MVPLQHLRLCLCLPLLLLPPPAAPAPVPHPSTNWAACRTLSRELSRLLATLKEPHRVLEETHLSEEDPKNWPPRIRCSDACDPPTLDTNNTRCLQRILQGLQQYRDLLGSDIFTARPLPQLEAALDQLLGLIQQDRGRPPRRPVAPSEAWAHPLLQHLALQRLQSFTTIMSRVFTHSAR; this comes from the exons ATGGtcccgctccagcacctccgtctctgcctctgcctcccgctgctgctgctgccgcctcCCGCGGCCCCGGCTCCGGTCCCGCACCCCAGCACCAACTGGGCCGCTTGTAGGACCCTCTCCCGGGAGCTGTCGCGGCTATTGGCGACCCTCAAGGAGCCCCACCGGGTCCTG GAGGAGACGCACCTGAGCGAGGAGGACCCCAAGAATTGGCCCCCTCGGATCCGCTGCAGTGATGCCTGCGACCCTCCCACGCTGGACACCAATAACACG CGCTGCCTGCAGCGGAtcctccaggggctgcagcagtaCCGGGACCTGTTGGGCTCCGACATCTTCACCGCTCGGCCCCTGCCCCAGCTGGAGGCTGCTCTGGACCAGCTGCTGGGACTCATccag CAGGACCGTGGCCGCCCCCCCCGGCGCCCCGTGGCCCCCAGCGAGGCGTGGGCtcaccctctgctccagcacctggcCCTCCAGCGCCTCCAGTCCTTCACCACCATCATGAGCCGCGTCTTCACCCACAGCGCCCGCTGA